Proteins co-encoded in one Pogona vitticeps strain Pit_001003342236 chromosome 9, PviZW2.1, whole genome shotgun sequence genomic window:
- the USF2 gene encoding upstream stimulatory factor 2 isoform X3 — translation MMMIVAGQIGEISYVSLPSIFCALQILVSALEKFGVYFHSNVCIFLQMVIFCKERRPAYLGPRAPFNLSSNPVRSFQLRPACSSLTSFQAGHEKGQEVEEGVELPEDGTNADEQTAVAIASVQQAAFTDHNIQYQFRTENNGGQVTYRVVQVTDSQLDGQTDATGAVSVVSTAAFTSGQQAVAQAVIQNPFSNGGSPATDAVSGEARFAYFPASTVGDATAVSVQTTDQSLTQAGGQFYVMMTPQDVLQTGTQRTIAPRTHPYSPKMDGTRTPRDERRRAQHNEVERRRRDKINNWIVQLSKIIPDCNTDNSKTGASKGGILSKACDYIRELRQTNQRMQETFKEAERLQMDNDMLRQQIEELKNENALLRAQMQQHGIETVGDTPGQ, via the exons CTTCCATCTATCTTTTGTGCTCTTCAGATCCTCGTTTCTGCCTTGGAGAAATTTGGTGTGTACTTTCACTCAAACGTGTGCATTTTTCTTCAAATGGTTATATTCTGCAAGGAAAGAAGACCAGCATACCTGGGTCCTAGAGCCCCTTTTAATCTTAGCAGCAACCCCGTGAGATCATTTCAACTGAGGCCAGCCTGCAGCTCCCTAACAAGCTTTCAGGCTGG CCACGAGAAAGGACAAGAAGTTGAAGAGGGAGTCGAGCTGCCGGAAG ATGGCACAAATGCAGACGAGCAGACGGCCGTGGCCATCGCCAGTGTCCAGCAGGCGGCCTTCACAGATCATAACATCCAGTACCAGTTCCGCACAGAGAACAATGGAGGACAG GTGACATACAGAGTCGTTCAGGTGACAGACAGTCAGCTGGATGGACAAACAGATGCAACAGGGGCAGTCAGCGTGGTCTCCACGGCAGCCTTCACCAGCGGCCAACAAGCTGTTGCTCAG GCTGTGATCCAGAATCCGTTCAGCAATGGCGGGAGCCCAGCCACGGACGCCGTCAGCGGGGAGGCACGTTTTGCCTACTTCCCTGCCTCGACGGTGGGGGACGCCACGGCAGTGTCGGTGCAGACAACGGATCAGTCGCTCACACAGGCTGGAG GCCAATTCTACGTAATGATGACCCCGCAGGACGTGTTGCAGACTGGAACGCAACGGACGATCGCCCCTCGGACCCACCCTTATTCCCC AAAAATGGACGGGACGCGGACGCCGCGGGACGAGAGGCGAAGAGCCCAGCACAATGAAG TTGAACGGAGGAGGCGGGATAAGATCAACAACTGGATCGTCCAGCTGTCGAAAATCATTCCAGACTGCAATACAGACAACAGCAAGACGGGGGCg aGTAAAGGTGGCATCCTCTCTAAAGCCTGCGACTACATCCGTGAATTGCGCCAGACGAACCAACGCATGCAGGAGACCTTCAAGGAAGCCGAGAGGCTTCAGATGGACAACGATATGCTACGACAGCAG ATCGAGGAGCTGAAGAACGAGAACGCCCTCCTGAGAGCGCAGATGCAGCAACATGGGATCGAGACTGTGGGGGACACCCCAGggcagtaa
- the USF2 gene encoding upstream stimulatory factor 2 isoform X1: MMMIVAGQIGEISYVSLPSIFCALQILVSALEKFGVYFHSNVCIFLQMVIFCKERRPAYLGPRAPFNLSSNPVRSFQLRPACSSLTSFQAGHEKGQEVEEGVELPEGFFSAPVDGTNADEQTAVAIASVQQAAFTDHNIQYQFRTENNGGQVTYRVVQVTDSQLDGQTDATGAVSVVSTAAFTSGQQAVAQAVIQNPFSNGGSPATDAVSGEARFAYFPASTVGDATAVSVQTTDQSLTQAGGQFYVMMTPQDVLQTGTQRTIAPRTHPYSPKMDGTRTPRDERRRAQHNEVERRRRDKINNWIVQLSKIIPDCNTDNSKTGASKGGILSKACDYIRELRQTNQRMQETFKEAERLQMDNDMLRQQIEELKNENALLRAQMQQHGIETVGDTPGQ, from the exons CTTCCATCTATCTTTTGTGCTCTTCAGATCCTCGTTTCTGCCTTGGAGAAATTTGGTGTGTACTTTCACTCAAACGTGTGCATTTTTCTTCAAATGGTTATATTCTGCAAGGAAAGAAGACCAGCATACCTGGGTCCTAGAGCCCCTTTTAATCTTAGCAGCAACCCCGTGAGATCATTTCAACTGAGGCCAGCCTGCAGCTCCCTAACAAGCTTTCAGGCTGG CCACGAGAAAGGACAAGAAGTTGAAGAGGGAGTCGAGCTGCCGGAAG GTTTCTTTTCTGCCCCAGTAGATGGCACAAATGCAGACGAGCAGACGGCCGTGGCCATCGCCAGTGTCCAGCAGGCGGCCTTCACAGATCATAACATCCAGTACCAGTTCCGCACAGAGAACAATGGAGGACAG GTGACATACAGAGTCGTTCAGGTGACAGACAGTCAGCTGGATGGACAAACAGATGCAACAGGGGCAGTCAGCGTGGTCTCCACGGCAGCCTTCACCAGCGGCCAACAAGCTGTTGCTCAG GCTGTGATCCAGAATCCGTTCAGCAATGGCGGGAGCCCAGCCACGGACGCCGTCAGCGGGGAGGCACGTTTTGCCTACTTCCCTGCCTCGACGGTGGGGGACGCCACGGCAGTGTCGGTGCAGACAACGGATCAGTCGCTCACACAGGCTGGAG GCCAATTCTACGTAATGATGACCCCGCAGGACGTGTTGCAGACTGGAACGCAACGGACGATCGCCCCTCGGACCCACCCTTATTCCCC AAAAATGGACGGGACGCGGACGCCGCGGGACGAGAGGCGAAGAGCCCAGCACAATGAAG TTGAACGGAGGAGGCGGGATAAGATCAACAACTGGATCGTCCAGCTGTCGAAAATCATTCCAGACTGCAATACAGACAACAGCAAGACGGGGGCg aGTAAAGGTGGCATCCTCTCTAAAGCCTGCGACTACATCCGTGAATTGCGCCAGACGAACCAACGCATGCAGGAGACCTTCAAGGAAGCCGAGAGGCTTCAGATGGACAACGATATGCTACGACAGCAG ATCGAGGAGCTGAAGAACGAGAACGCCCTCCTGAGAGCGCAGATGCAGCAACATGGGATCGAGACTGTGGGGGACACCCCAGggcagtaa
- the USF2 gene encoding upstream stimulatory factor 2 isoform X2, which translates to MMMIVAGQIGEISYVSLPSIFCALQILVSALEKFGVYFHSNVCIFLQMVIFCKERRPAYLGPRAPFNLSSNPVRSFQLRPACSSLTSFQAGHEKGQEVEEGVELPEVDGTNADEQTAVAIASVQQAAFTDHNIQYQFRTENNGGQVTYRVVQVTDSQLDGQTDATGAVSVVSTAAFTSGQQAVAQAVIQNPFSNGGSPATDAVSGEARFAYFPASTVGDATAVSVQTTDQSLTQAGGQFYVMMTPQDVLQTGTQRTIAPRTHPYSPKMDGTRTPRDERRRAQHNEVERRRRDKINNWIVQLSKIIPDCNTDNSKTGASKGGILSKACDYIRELRQTNQRMQETFKEAERLQMDNDMLRQQIEELKNENALLRAQMQQHGIETVGDTPGQ; encoded by the exons CTTCCATCTATCTTTTGTGCTCTTCAGATCCTCGTTTCTGCCTTGGAGAAATTTGGTGTGTACTTTCACTCAAACGTGTGCATTTTTCTTCAAATGGTTATATTCTGCAAGGAAAGAAGACCAGCATACCTGGGTCCTAGAGCCCCTTTTAATCTTAGCAGCAACCCCGTGAGATCATTTCAACTGAGGCCAGCCTGCAGCTCCCTAACAAGCTTTCAGGCTGG CCACGAGAAAGGACAAGAAGTTGAAGAGGGAGTCGAGCTGCCGGAAG TAGATGGCACAAATGCAGACGAGCAGACGGCCGTGGCCATCGCCAGTGTCCAGCAGGCGGCCTTCACAGATCATAACATCCAGTACCAGTTCCGCACAGAGAACAATGGAGGACAG GTGACATACAGAGTCGTTCAGGTGACAGACAGTCAGCTGGATGGACAAACAGATGCAACAGGGGCAGTCAGCGTGGTCTCCACGGCAGCCTTCACCAGCGGCCAACAAGCTGTTGCTCAG GCTGTGATCCAGAATCCGTTCAGCAATGGCGGGAGCCCAGCCACGGACGCCGTCAGCGGGGAGGCACGTTTTGCCTACTTCCCTGCCTCGACGGTGGGGGACGCCACGGCAGTGTCGGTGCAGACAACGGATCAGTCGCTCACACAGGCTGGAG GCCAATTCTACGTAATGATGACCCCGCAGGACGTGTTGCAGACTGGAACGCAACGGACGATCGCCCCTCGGACCCACCCTTATTCCCC AAAAATGGACGGGACGCGGACGCCGCGGGACGAGAGGCGAAGAGCCCAGCACAATGAAG TTGAACGGAGGAGGCGGGATAAGATCAACAACTGGATCGTCCAGCTGTCGAAAATCATTCCAGACTGCAATACAGACAACAGCAAGACGGGGGCg aGTAAAGGTGGCATCCTCTCTAAAGCCTGCGACTACATCCGTGAATTGCGCCAGACGAACCAACGCATGCAGGAGACCTTCAAGGAAGCCGAGAGGCTTCAGATGGACAACGATATGCTACGACAGCAG ATCGAGGAGCTGAAGAACGAGAACGCCCTCCTGAGAGCGCAGATGCAGCAACATGGGATCGAGACTGTGGGGGACACCCCAGggcagtaa
- the USF2 gene encoding upstream stimulatory factor 2 isoform X6, with amino-acid sequence MDMLDPGLDTATASAASSHEKGQEVEEGVELPEDGTNADEQTAVAIASVQQAAFTDHNIQYQFRTENNGGQVTYRVVQVTDSQLDGQTDATGAVSVVSTAAFTSGQQAVAQAVIQNPFSNGGSPATDAVSGEARFAYFPASTVGDATAVSVQTTDQSLTQAGGQFYVMMTPQDVLQTGTQRTIAPRTHPYSPKMDGTRTPRDERRRAQHNEVERRRRDKINNWIVQLSKIIPDCNTDNSKTGASKGGILSKACDYIRELRQTNQRMQETFKEAERLQMDNDMLRQQIEELKNENALLRAQMQQHGIETVGDTPGQ; translated from the exons CCACGAGAAAGGACAAGAAGTTGAAGAGGGAGTCGAGCTGCCGGAAG ATGGCACAAATGCAGACGAGCAGACGGCCGTGGCCATCGCCAGTGTCCAGCAGGCGGCCTTCACAGATCATAACATCCAGTACCAGTTCCGCACAGAGAACAATGGAGGACAG GTGACATACAGAGTCGTTCAGGTGACAGACAGTCAGCTGGATGGACAAACAGATGCAACAGGGGCAGTCAGCGTGGTCTCCACGGCAGCCTTCACCAGCGGCCAACAAGCTGTTGCTCAG GCTGTGATCCAGAATCCGTTCAGCAATGGCGGGAGCCCAGCCACGGACGCCGTCAGCGGGGAGGCACGTTTTGCCTACTTCCCTGCCTCGACGGTGGGGGACGCCACGGCAGTGTCGGTGCAGACAACGGATCAGTCGCTCACACAGGCTGGAG GCCAATTCTACGTAATGATGACCCCGCAGGACGTGTTGCAGACTGGAACGCAACGGACGATCGCCCCTCGGACCCACCCTTATTCCCC AAAAATGGACGGGACGCGGACGCCGCGGGACGAGAGGCGAAGAGCCCAGCACAATGAAG TTGAACGGAGGAGGCGGGATAAGATCAACAACTGGATCGTCCAGCTGTCGAAAATCATTCCAGACTGCAATACAGACAACAGCAAGACGGGGGCg aGTAAAGGTGGCATCCTCTCTAAAGCCTGCGACTACATCCGTGAATTGCGCCAGACGAACCAACGCATGCAGGAGACCTTCAAGGAAGCCGAGAGGCTTCAGATGGACAACGATATGCTACGACAGCAG ATCGAGGAGCTGAAGAACGAGAACGCCCTCCTGAGAGCGCAGATGCAGCAACATGGGATCGAGACTGTGGGGGACACCCCAGggcagtaa
- the USF2 gene encoding upstream stimulatory factor 2 isoform X4, with product MDMLDPGLDTATASAASSHEKGQEVEEGVELPEGFFSAPVDGTNADEQTAVAIASVQQAAFTDHNIQYQFRTENNGGQVTYRVVQVTDSQLDGQTDATGAVSVVSTAAFTSGQQAVAQAVIQNPFSNGGSPATDAVSGEARFAYFPASTVGDATAVSVQTTDQSLTQAGGQFYVMMTPQDVLQTGTQRTIAPRTHPYSPKMDGTRTPRDERRRAQHNEVERRRRDKINNWIVQLSKIIPDCNTDNSKTGASKGGILSKACDYIRELRQTNQRMQETFKEAERLQMDNDMLRQQIEELKNENALLRAQMQQHGIETVGDTPGQ from the exons CCACGAGAAAGGACAAGAAGTTGAAGAGGGAGTCGAGCTGCCGGAAG GTTTCTTTTCTGCCCCAGTAGATGGCACAAATGCAGACGAGCAGACGGCCGTGGCCATCGCCAGTGTCCAGCAGGCGGCCTTCACAGATCATAACATCCAGTACCAGTTCCGCACAGAGAACAATGGAGGACAG GTGACATACAGAGTCGTTCAGGTGACAGACAGTCAGCTGGATGGACAAACAGATGCAACAGGGGCAGTCAGCGTGGTCTCCACGGCAGCCTTCACCAGCGGCCAACAAGCTGTTGCTCAG GCTGTGATCCAGAATCCGTTCAGCAATGGCGGGAGCCCAGCCACGGACGCCGTCAGCGGGGAGGCACGTTTTGCCTACTTCCCTGCCTCGACGGTGGGGGACGCCACGGCAGTGTCGGTGCAGACAACGGATCAGTCGCTCACACAGGCTGGAG GCCAATTCTACGTAATGATGACCCCGCAGGACGTGTTGCAGACTGGAACGCAACGGACGATCGCCCCTCGGACCCACCCTTATTCCCC AAAAATGGACGGGACGCGGACGCCGCGGGACGAGAGGCGAAGAGCCCAGCACAATGAAG TTGAACGGAGGAGGCGGGATAAGATCAACAACTGGATCGTCCAGCTGTCGAAAATCATTCCAGACTGCAATACAGACAACAGCAAGACGGGGGCg aGTAAAGGTGGCATCCTCTCTAAAGCCTGCGACTACATCCGTGAATTGCGCCAGACGAACCAACGCATGCAGGAGACCTTCAAGGAAGCCGAGAGGCTTCAGATGGACAACGATATGCTACGACAGCAG ATCGAGGAGCTGAAGAACGAGAACGCCCTCCTGAGAGCGCAGATGCAGCAACATGGGATCGAGACTGTGGGGGACACCCCAGggcagtaa
- the USF2 gene encoding upstream stimulatory factor 2 isoform X5 codes for MDMLDPGLDTATASAASSHEKGQEVEEGVELPEVDGTNADEQTAVAIASVQQAAFTDHNIQYQFRTENNGGQVTYRVVQVTDSQLDGQTDATGAVSVVSTAAFTSGQQAVAQAVIQNPFSNGGSPATDAVSGEARFAYFPASTVGDATAVSVQTTDQSLTQAGGQFYVMMTPQDVLQTGTQRTIAPRTHPYSPKMDGTRTPRDERRRAQHNEVERRRRDKINNWIVQLSKIIPDCNTDNSKTGASKGGILSKACDYIRELRQTNQRMQETFKEAERLQMDNDMLRQQIEELKNENALLRAQMQQHGIETVGDTPGQ; via the exons CCACGAGAAAGGACAAGAAGTTGAAGAGGGAGTCGAGCTGCCGGAAG TAGATGGCACAAATGCAGACGAGCAGACGGCCGTGGCCATCGCCAGTGTCCAGCAGGCGGCCTTCACAGATCATAACATCCAGTACCAGTTCCGCACAGAGAACAATGGAGGACAG GTGACATACAGAGTCGTTCAGGTGACAGACAGTCAGCTGGATGGACAAACAGATGCAACAGGGGCAGTCAGCGTGGTCTCCACGGCAGCCTTCACCAGCGGCCAACAAGCTGTTGCTCAG GCTGTGATCCAGAATCCGTTCAGCAATGGCGGGAGCCCAGCCACGGACGCCGTCAGCGGGGAGGCACGTTTTGCCTACTTCCCTGCCTCGACGGTGGGGGACGCCACGGCAGTGTCGGTGCAGACAACGGATCAGTCGCTCACACAGGCTGGAG GCCAATTCTACGTAATGATGACCCCGCAGGACGTGTTGCAGACTGGAACGCAACGGACGATCGCCCCTCGGACCCACCCTTATTCCCC AAAAATGGACGGGACGCGGACGCCGCGGGACGAGAGGCGAAGAGCCCAGCACAATGAAG TTGAACGGAGGAGGCGGGATAAGATCAACAACTGGATCGTCCAGCTGTCGAAAATCATTCCAGACTGCAATACAGACAACAGCAAGACGGGGGCg aGTAAAGGTGGCATCCTCTCTAAAGCCTGCGACTACATCCGTGAATTGCGCCAGACGAACCAACGCATGCAGGAGACCTTCAAGGAAGCCGAGAGGCTTCAGATGGACAACGATATGCTACGACAGCAG ATCGAGGAGCTGAAGAACGAGAACGCCCTCCTGAGAGCGCAGATGCAGCAACATGGGATCGAGACTGTGGGGGACACCCCAGggcagtaa